The Pedobacter mucosus genome window below encodes:
- the accC gene encoding acetyl-CoA carboxylase biotin carboxylase subunit produces MLDHSKNINPISKILIANRGEIALRIMRSAKEMGIKTVAVFSEADRDALHVRYADEAVLIGPAPSNQSYLVGEKIINACKETGATAIHPGYGFLSENAKFAQMVADAGLILIGPSPLAMEIMGNKLSAKAAALKYNIPMVAGTEEAIDDVAEAKKRAVEVGFPILIKAAAGGGGKGMRIVEKPEDFEEQMQLAVSEATSAFGDGAVFIERYVTSPRHIEIQVLGDNYGNIVHLFERECSVQRRHQKVIEEAPSAVLTPEIRKKMGDCAVDVARSVNYTGAGTVEFILDENLDFFFLEMNTRLQVEHPVTELITGIDLVKEQIKIASGEKLSFTQDDLKIIGHAIELRVYAEDPNNNFLPDIGTLHTYKTPKGNGVRVDDGFEQGMEIPIYYDPMIAKLITFGKDREEARNRMIRAIDEYEITGIETTLGFGKFVMQHDAFKTGKFDTHFVGKYFTSKSLKNDDETEALIAAIIAAKLFQKDKNVSVQSSVKKNTSDWRKNRLKH; encoded by the coding sequence ATGCTTGATCACTCAAAAAATATAAATCCAATTTCTAAAATTTTAATTGCTAACCGAGGAGAAATCGCTTTGCGAATTATGCGGTCGGCAAAAGAAATGGGCATAAAAACGGTGGCAGTTTTTTCTGAAGCTGATCGAGATGCTTTGCATGTTCGTTATGCTGATGAAGCAGTTTTAATTGGTCCAGCGCCATCAAATCAAAGTTATCTGGTTGGTGAAAAGATTATTAATGCCTGTAAAGAAACAGGTGCAACAGCCATTCATCCAGGGTATGGTTTTTTATCAGAAAATGCAAAATTTGCACAAATGGTTGCTGATGCTGGCTTAATTTTAATTGGTCCATCGCCTTTGGCAATGGAAATAATGGGCAACAAACTTTCTGCTAAAGCTGCGGCCTTAAAGTATAATATTCCTATGGTTGCTGGAACAGAAGAAGCCATAGATGACGTAGCCGAAGCAAAAAAAAGAGCGGTGGAAGTTGGTTTTCCTATTTTAATAAAAGCTGCTGCTGGCGGTGGTGGAAAAGGAATGAGGATTGTTGAGAAACCGGAAGATTTTGAGGAACAAATGCAACTTGCAGTTAGTGAAGCCACATCTGCTTTTGGTGATGGTGCGGTTTTTATCGAACGTTATGTTACTTCGCCCAGGCATATTGAAATTCAGGTTTTAGGCGATAACTATGGAAATATCGTGCATCTTTTTGAGCGGGAATGTTCCGTTCAGCGTCGCCATCAAAAGGTAATTGAAGAAGCACCATCAGCTGTGCTCACTCCAGAAATTAGAAAAAAAATGGGCGATTGTGCTGTTGATGTAGCCAGATCAGTTAATTATACTGGAGCAGGAACGGTAGAATTTATTTTAGATGAAAATTTGGATTTCTTTTTCCTCGAAATGAATACGCGTTTGCAAGTGGAACATCCGGTTACGGAATTAATTACCGGGATAGATTTAGTTAAAGAACAAATTAAAATTGCATCTGGAGAAAAGTTAAGTTTTACACAAGATGATTTAAAAATAATCGGGCATGCGATTGAACTTCGAGTTTATGCTGAAGATCCAAACAACAATTTTTTGCCTGATATAGGTACTCTACATACTTATAAAACGCCAAAAGGGAACGGTGTTCGGGTTGATGATGGCTTTGAACAAGGTATGGAAATCCCAATTTATTATGATCCGATGATTGCTAAATTAATCACTTTTGGTAAGGATAGGGAAGAAGCAAGAAACAGGATGATAAGGGCAATTGATGAATATGAGATTACAGGGATAGAAACCACACTCGGTTTTGGTAAGTTTGTAATGCAACATGATGCTTTTAAAACCGGCAAGTTTGATACCCATTTTGTAGGTAAATATTTTACATCTAAAAGTTTAAAAAACGACGATGAAACAGAAGCTTTAATTGCCGCAATAATTGCGGCTAAATTGTTTCAAAAGGATAAAAATGTATCTGTACAAAGTTCAGTAAAAAAAAACACTTCCGATTGGCGGAAGAATAGATTGAAACATTAG
- a CDS encoding riboflavin synthase, which produces MFTGIIETLGEIKAIKNEQSNVHYTISSAISHELKIDQSVAHNGVCLTVVALQDGTHTVTAIDETLSKTNLGSLKVGNKVNLERCMQMNARLDGHIVQGHVDQTAICVKVQELDGSWEYRFKYDAAAGNVTVEKGSACVNGISLTVVNSELDEFSVFIIPYTYEHTNLHEVKAGDTVNLEFDIIGKYVARLMGKK; this is translated from the coding sequence ATGTTTACAGGAATTATAGAAACGCTTGGTGAGATAAAAGCCATAAAAAATGAGCAATCAAACGTTCATTATACAATTTCATCTGCAATTAGTCACGAATTAAAAATTGATCAGAGTGTTGCGCATAATGGCGTTTGCCTTACTGTTGTTGCACTTCAGGATGGAACACATACAGTCACAGCCATTGATGAAACGCTAAGCAAAACGAATCTTGGTAGCTTAAAAGTAGGTAATAAAGTCAATTTGGAGCGTTGTATGCAAATGAATGCCCGTTTAGATGGACATATTGTTCAAGGTCATGTAGATCAAACTGCCATTTGTGTTAAAGTACAAGAATTAGATGGAAGTTGGGAATATCGTTTCAAATATGATGCTGCTGCTGGTAATGTTACTGTAGAAAAAGGTTCTGCTTGTGTTAATGGGATTAGCTTAACTGTTGTAAATTCTGAGTTAGATGAGTTTTCGGTTTTTATCATTCCTTATACTTATGAACATACCAATTTACACGAAGTAAAAGCTGGTGATACTGTAAACCTGGAATTTGATATTATCGGTAAGTATGTTGCCCGTTTAATGGGTAAAAAATAG
- a CDS encoding glycoside hydrolase family 78 protein — MKKLLPKVAKIIFFAMVFIYTNVSAQKLSIADLTVENLVNPLSVDYPNPRFSWKLVSETKNTEQVNYEIRLGNTITLKKTSWIVNKRSNESVLVSYGGPELISKTKYYWQVRVKDNHGNTSPWSTIQYFQTGLKATDWTAKWITVQGKDSSLISPLFRKDVLLNKNIRSATAYISAKGLYEASINGKKLGNHYFAPGWTSYKNHIQYQVYDVSKSFNKGANAIGVSLGDGWYKGNIGFSNQKNFYGDTRALLLQIEIEYVDGTKETINSDGSWKSANGPILSSDIYNGETYDARLEISGWNNAGFKESSAWKPVSILPNGTEKLVGMSGPSVSKHEEFKAIKIFKTPLGETVVDFGQNLVGWVMLKAKGPSGTKITIRHAEVLDKAGNFYTTNLRSAKQQNVYILKGDSEQLFEPHFTFQGFRYVKIDGYPGTLKLDDLTAVAVYSDMKTTGKFTTSNSLLNQLQHNIEWGQKGNFVDVPTDCPQRDERLGWTGDAQAFATTAAYNMDVSGFFNKWLKDVSADQLQNGSVPYVVPNVLSPRDAGSAGWADVATIIPWDMYVSYGDKGILEVQYGSMKKWVDYISSVAKDNLWNSGSHFGDWLFYRPNDDNDGRAAVTDKYMIAQTFYAHSTQLLLNAAEVLGKTSDVKQYTDLLQKIKSVYVKEYMTPNGKLVSNTQTAYVLALQFDMLPENLRQQAADRLAQNIKSYGTHLTTGFLGTPYLCHVLSRFGQQDLAYSLLLQESYPSWLYPVKMGATTIWERWDGIKQDGSFQTADMNSFNHYAYGAIGDWMYKNIAGINPVDASPGFKKILISPKPGGKLTSASGELETVYGKVRSSWTIANGVFKLDVTIPANTKATVILPTGEKKEEIGSGNYHFESKI; from the coding sequence ATGAAAAAGCTATTACCTAAAGTGGCGAAGATTATTTTTTTTGCAATGGTTTTTATTTATACCAATGTTTCAGCTCAGAAGCTTTCAATTGCTGATTTAACTGTAGAAAATCTAGTAAATCCATTAAGTGTTGATTACCCAAATCCACGGTTTAGCTGGAAACTTGTCTCAGAAACAAAAAACACGGAACAAGTTAATTACGAAATCAGATTAGGTAATACTATAACGTTAAAAAAAACTTCGTGGATAGTAAATAAACGTAGTAATGAGTCAGTTCTTGTTTCATACGGAGGTCCAGAATTGATTTCAAAAACAAAATATTATTGGCAAGTAAGGGTAAAAGACAACCACGGTAATACAAGCCCATGGTCTACAATTCAATACTTTCAAACTGGTTTAAAGGCTACCGATTGGACTGCAAAATGGATTACCGTTCAGGGAAAAGATTCTTCTTTGATTAGCCCTTTGTTTAGAAAAGATGTTTTGCTGAACAAAAATATTCGTTCGGCAACCGCTTACATTAGCGCAAAAGGTTTATACGAAGCCAGTATAAACGGTAAAAAATTGGGAAATCATTATTTTGCGCCAGGATGGACGAGTTATAAAAATCACATTCAATATCAAGTTTATGATGTTAGTAAATCGTTTAACAAAGGCGCAAATGCAATAGGCGTTTCTTTAGGAGACGGGTGGTACAAAGGAAACATAGGCTTTTCAAATCAAAAGAATTTTTATGGAGATACTAGAGCACTTTTGCTTCAAATCGAAATCGAGTATGTAGACGGAACCAAAGAAACCATCAATTCTGATGGCAGTTGGAAAAGCGCTAATGGCCCTATTTTATCTTCAGATATTTATAATGGCGAAACTTACGATGCAAGACTTGAAATTTCGGGGTGGAATAATGCGGGTTTTAAAGAATCTTCAGCATGGAAACCTGTAAGTATTTTGCCAAATGGAACAGAGAAATTAGTTGGAATGAGCGGCCCATCGGTTAGTAAACATGAAGAATTTAAAGCTATAAAAATATTTAAAACTCCATTAGGAGAAACCGTTGTAGATTTTGGACAAAATCTTGTAGGTTGGGTAATGTTGAAAGCAAAAGGTCCATCCGGAACAAAAATTACCATTAGGCATGCTGAAGTTTTAGATAAGGCTGGTAATTTTTACACTACTAATTTGCGTTCCGCAAAGCAGCAGAATGTTTATATTTTGAAAGGAGATAGTGAACAATTATTTGAGCCACATTTCACTTTCCAAGGCTTTAGATACGTAAAGATTGATGGCTATCCGGGCACGCTTAAACTAGACGATTTAACAGCTGTTGCCGTATATTCTGACATGAAAACCACAGGGAAATTTACAACATCAAACTCCCTGTTAAATCAATTACAACATAATATTGAATGGGGACAAAAAGGAAATTTTGTAGATGTACCTACGGATTGTCCGCAACGTGATGAACGCCTTGGCTGGACTGGCGATGCACAAGCTTTTGCTACAACTGCTGCTTATAACATGGATGTTTCTGGCTTTTTTAATAAATGGTTAAAAGATGTAAGTGCAGATCAATTGCAAAATGGCAGTGTTCCATATGTCGTTCCAAATGTATTATCTCCAAGAGATGCAGGTTCTGCTGGCTGGGCAGATGTAGCAACCATTATTCCATGGGATATGTATGTTTCTTATGGCGATAAAGGTATCCTTGAGGTACAATATGGAAGTATGAAAAAATGGGTTGATTATATATCTTCTGTTGCTAAAGATAATTTATGGAACAGTGGTTCTCATTTTGGAGACTGGTTATTTTATCGTCCAAATGATGATAATGATGGTCGTGCTGCGGTTACAGATAAATATATGATTGCACAAACTTTTTATGCGCATTCCACGCAATTACTTTTAAATGCTGCAGAAGTATTGGGTAAAACAAGTGATGTAAAGCAATATACAGATCTTTTGCAAAAAATTAAGTCGGTCTATGTAAAGGAATATATGACGCCAAATGGCAAATTGGTTTCCAATACGCAAACTGCTTATGTGCTTGCTTTACAGTTTGATATGCTTCCAGAAAATCTTCGTCAGCAGGCAGCTGATCGATTGGCGCAAAATATTAAAAGTTACGGAACTCATTTAACCACGGGTTTTTTAGGAACTCCTTATCTTTGCCATGTACTTAGTAGGTTTGGTCAGCAAGATTTAGCTTACAGTTTATTGCTGCAAGAAAGTTATCCATCATGGCTTTATCCAGTTAAAATGGGCGCAACAACTATTTGGGAAAGATGGGATGGGATTAAGCAAGATGGGTCTTTCCAAACTGCCGACATGAACTCTTTTAACCATTATGCCTATGGTGCAATTGGCGATTGGATGTATAAAAATATAGCTGGAATAAATCCTGTTGATGCAAGTCCGGGTTTCAAAAAGATTCTTATTTCGCCAAAACCAGGAGGTAAATTAACAAGCGCTTCCGGAGAATTAGAAACGGTTTATGGAAAGGTTAGATCTTCTTGGACAATCGCCAACGGTGTTTTCAAACTTGATGTAACTATTCCTGCAAACACAAAAGCAACCGTAATTCTTCCTACAGGAGAGAAGAAAGAAGAAATAGGTTCTGGAAATTATCACTTTGAATCTAAAATCTAA
- a CDS encoding DUF4268 domain-containing protein, with protein MYSKDEAARLRQQFWISFGQYMKPVPSASGSTVNWTNYRTGVKNIYFKMDVDNKNAVISIQLTHSDEGIRYLFFEQLEEFKLMLFNTMNEEWDWNLNVTDGFNKSISQVSITLQGFNIYNQQHWPDLISFFKPRIIALDEFWDSVKPVFENLS; from the coding sequence ATGTATAGTAAAGATGAGGCTGCGAGATTAAGACAGCAGTTTTGGATAAGTTTTGGCCAATATATGAAACCCGTTCCATCAGCGAGCGGCTCAACAGTAAACTGGACAAATTATAGAACTGGTGTAAAAAATATCTACTTTAAAATGGATGTAGATAATAAAAATGCAGTCATTTCAATTCAACTTACACATAGTGATGAAGGAATTAGATATTTATTTTTTGAGCAGTTAGAAGAATTTAAACTGATGCTTTTTAATACCATGAATGAAGAATGGGATTGGAATTTAAATGTCACAGACGGTTTTAATAAGTCTATTAGTCAAGTATCAATTACATTACAAGGTTTTAATATTTATAATCAACAACATTGGCCTGATTTGATATCCTTTTTTAAACCTAGAATCATTGCTTTAGATGAATTTTGGGATAGTGTGAAACCCGTATTTGAAAACTTAAGCTAG
- a CDS encoding tetratricopeptide repeat protein — MRKLLFILLFSAANGFCFCQTAANVDKEKLFDFYQNQQYSEAASYLTNIYGTDLKDFKVITQIAYCYLMGGNTIEAEKLYLKANLLQPQNLQVLFNLANISTRRGYIEKSKTYLKEVVKLDSTNFNAYIQLAGLYQEVFSFQKLQYLKSANKINPLDADVVFDMSEIYMKMGMYGLVSNILKPALETDSNNIQLLKIKLPLLLVTSKLDDAILTGEKLFTLGDSSTYVLNNLGKVYYTKKEFQKAIYYFKKVSLSATDDNEALFYNMALCYRGLKDYLTAAEYFKKAINAGISKNTIVYYTKMGESYEQAEKFESAAATYKKGVFFDNDGSLLYILAQIYDKKLNQKSNALTTYAQVLKSLPDTEGNKPAKEYITKRIEELRK; from the coding sequence ATGAGAAAGCTCCTGTTCATTTTACTATTTAGTGCTGCAAATGGTTTTTGTTTTTGCCAAACTGCGGCCAATGTTGATAAAGAAAAACTTTTTGATTTTTATCAAAACCAACAATACAGCGAAGCTGCTTCTTATTTAACCAATATTTATGGAACCGATTTAAAAGATTTTAAAGTAATTACGCAAATTGCTTATTGCTATTTAATGGGTGGAAATACCATTGAAGCAGAAAAATTATATTTAAAAGCCAATCTTCTTCAACCTCAAAATTTGCAAGTGCTCTTTAATTTGGCTAATATTTCTACAAGAAGAGGCTACATAGAAAAATCAAAAACATATTTAAAAGAGGTTGTAAAACTAGATAGTACCAACTTTAATGCTTATATACAACTTGCAGGCTTATACCAGGAGGTGTTTAGTTTTCAAAAATTACAGTACCTAAAAAGCGCAAATAAAATAAATCCATTAGATGCAGATGTTGTTTTCGACATGAGTGAAATTTACATGAAAATGGGGATGTATGGATTGGTTTCAAACATTTTGAAACCAGCACTTGAAACAGATTCAAATAATATTCAGCTATTAAAAATAAAATTGCCTTTATTGTTGGTAACAAGCAAGCTTGATGATGCCATATTAACTGGCGAAAAATTATTTACGCTTGGAGATAGTTCGACGTATGTATTAAACAATCTTGGTAAAGTTTACTACACTAAAAAAGAGTTTCAAAAAGCGATTTACTACTTCAAAAAAGTAAGTTTATCAGCCACTGATGATAATGAAGCATTATTTTACAATATGGCTCTTTGCTATCGAGGATTAAAAGATTATTTAACTGCAGCAGAATATTTCAAAAAAGCCATTAATGCAGGCATATCAAAAAATACCATTGTTTATTACACCAAAATGGGTGAAAGTTATGAACAAGCTGAGAAATTCGAATCAGCGGCAGCAACTTATAAAAAAGGTGTTTTCTTTGATAACGATGGGAGCTTGCTGTATATTTTAGCTCAAATTTATGATAAAAAACTTAATCAAAAATCAAACGCTCTTACGACATATGCACAGGTTTTAAAGTCGTTACCAGACACAGAAGGTAATAAACCTGCCAAAGAATACATTACTAAAAGAATTGAAGAATTGAGAAAATAA
- a CDS encoding porin family protein, with the protein MKSLSLTIACLLTAFFASAQVLPSFQLGLKAGANFSKFDSDNTFSSDNRTGFYGGLWARLGAAGVYFQPEVYLSGKKADLVSDATGEVNKVRFTSLDVPLLIGTKFGAAGVGLRLNTGPMFSLILDKNQSFGQAAGNVFKADFKDQAFAWQFGAGLDIKKLSVDARYELGLSKINKDGYPGTKLNLFTIGLGYRIF; encoded by the coding sequence ATGAAATCTTTATCCCTCACAATCGCTTGTTTATTAACCGCGTTTTTCGCAAGCGCACAAGTTTTACCTTCTTTTCAACTTGGATTGAAAGCTGGAGCCAACTTCTCGAAATTTGATTCTGACAATACTTTTAGTAGTGATAATCGAACGGGATTTTATGGCGGTCTTTGGGCTAGGTTAGGTGCAGCAGGCGTTTATTTTCAACCAGAGGTTTATCTTTCAGGTAAAAAAGCTGATCTGGTTAGTGATGCAACTGGCGAAGTTAATAAAGTTCGCTTTACAAGTTTAGATGTTCCATTATTAATAGGAACTAAATTTGGAGCAGCAGGAGTAGGATTAAGATTAAATACCGGACCAATGTTTTCTTTAATTCTGGATAAAAACCAAAGTTTCGGACAAGCAGCTGGTAATGTTTTTAAAGCTGATTTTAAAGATCAAGCCTTTGCTTGGCAATTTGGTGCTGGTTTAGATATTAAAAAATTAAGTGTAGATGCTCGTTATGAGCTCGGCTTATCAAAAATTAATAAAGATGGTTATCCAGGAACTAAACTTAATTTATTTACCATCGGTTTAGGATATAGGATTTTCTAA
- a CDS encoding YihY/virulence factor BrkB family protein, with protein MPIHLKEDIKFFFSTGKQAFELFQKNDPLRLAGATAFFTNFALPPILIILIRLFGMFTNRQLLVTHIFERLANILDEESIQQIRLTLRNIRGINQAWYITLFSFIFFLFVATTLFNVIKNSLEQIWNIGYKEKKGIITTLRSRAISIIIILLAGLLFFLGLLADSVQAIIGAYLKTNSPSFELVMTSIINQIVFVLIVTTWFTMLFRFLTNGRPTWKAAISGGLLTGCLFTVGKYILRILLPLSNISNIYGSAGSIIVIMLFVFYSSLIFYFGASYIKALSVGRETPIVPKNGSFEYELTEIELEKEV; from the coding sequence ATGCCAATACATTTAAAGGAGGATATAAAGTTTTTTTTCTCGACAGGAAAGCAAGCTTTTGAATTATTTCAGAAAAATGATCCACTTCGACTGGCTGGTGCCACAGCATTTTTTACAAATTTTGCACTACCACCCATATTGATCATTTTAATAAGACTTTTTGGGATGTTTACCAATCGGCAATTATTGGTAACTCACATTTTTGAGCGTTTAGCTAATATTCTGGATGAAGAAAGCATTCAGCAAATCAGGTTAACTTTAAGAAATATTAGAGGAATAAATCAGGCTTGGTACATTACGCTATTTAGTTTTATATTTTTTCTATTCGTTGCCACTACCCTCTTCAATGTGATAAAAAACTCATTAGAGCAAATTTGGAATATTGGATATAAGGAGAAAAAAGGAATTATTACTACGCTAAGGTCGAGAGCAATTTCTATAATTATTATTCTTTTAGCTGGACTATTATTTTTTCTTGGTTTGCTAGCTGATAGTGTTCAGGCCATAATTGGAGCCTATTTAAAAACAAATTCCCCTTCTTTTGAGTTGGTTATGACTTCCATTATCAATCAAATTGTATTTGTACTTATTGTTACCACATGGTTTACTATGCTATTTAGGTTTTTAACTAATGGCAGGCCAACTTGGAAAGCAGCTATTTCTGGCGGACTTTTAACAGGATGCCTTTTTACTGTAGGAAAATATATTCTTCGAATTTTGCTTCCGCTAAGTAATATTAGTAATATTTATGGTTCCGCAGGATCAATAATTGTAATTATGCTTTTTGTATTTTATTCTTCGCTTATATTCTATTTTGGCGCATCATATATTAAGGCATTGAGCGTAGGAAGAGAAACGCCTATTGTACCTAAAAATGGTTCTTTTGAATATGAACTTACTGAAATAGAACTCGAAAAAGAGGTATAA
- a CDS encoding META domain-containing protein produces the protein MKNLFICGLLLCLLSSCLEKFDASKLNNTQWELVELPGLTLPTTAKATLNFADSLKVSGKSFCNSYGGQAEIIENRLSVKNVFSTKMFCQETNKAESSYLEALNQVDAAKLVDDKLTLLNGDKPLLVFTKSK, from the coding sequence ATGAAAAACCTATTTATTTGCGGATTACTCCTTTGTTTACTTAGCTCCTGTTTAGAAAAATTTGATGCTAGTAAACTAAACAACACCCAATGGGAATTAGTAGAACTTCCAGGTTTGACATTACCGACAACGGCTAAAGCAACTTTGAATTTTGCCGACAGCTTAAAGGTATCAGGTAAATCATTTTGTAATAGTTACGGCGGCCAAGCAGAAATTATCGAAAATAGACTTTCTGTAAAAAATGTTTTTAGTACAAAAATGTTTTGTCAGGAAACCAACAAAGCAGAAAGTTCGTACTTAGAAGCACTCAATCAAGTAGATGCAGCTAAATTAGTTGATGATAAATTAACTTTATTAAATGGTGATAAGCCGCTCTTAGTATTTACCAAAAGTAAATAG
- a CDS encoding alkylphosphonate utilization protein, with product MEVKDSNGNILNEGDSVTVIKSLKVKGMSNDIKQGTAVKNIRLTDDPKAIEGKVNGTVLVLKTEFLKKKS from the coding sequence ATGGAAGTTAAAGATAGTAACGGCAACATTTTAAATGAAGGTGATTCGGTAACGGTGATCAAATCTTTAAAAGTAAAGGGAATGTCTAACGATATTAAACAAGGTACAGCGGTAAAAAATATTAGACTTACTGATGATCCTAAAGCAATTGAAGGCAAAGTAAATGGTACAGTATTGGTTTTAAAAACTGAATTTCTAAAAAAGAAAAGTTAA
- a CDS encoding DHCW motif cupin fold protein: MYKIPFNSINWDNVEAIEYVGETGMATWQTVNLNGLRLRIVKYSAGYIADHWCQKGHIVQCLAGDFTSEMEDGSQFFLREGMTYIVSENLSSHRSVSAKGVKLLIIDGEFLKP, translated from the coding sequence ATGTACAAAATACCATTCAATAGCATTAATTGGGATAACGTAGAGGCAATAGAATATGTTGGCGAAACCGGAATGGCAACATGGCAAACTGTAAATCTAAATGGATTAAGGTTGAGGATTGTAAAATATTCTGCAGGTTATATTGCTGATCATTGGTGCCAAAAAGGACATATTGTGCAATGTTTAGCAGGTGATTTTACCAGTGAGATGGAAGATGGATCACAATTCTTTCTGCGTGAAGGAATGACTTACATTGTTTCCGAAAATTTAAGTTCTCATCGATCCGTATCTGCTAAAGGCGTAAAACTTTTAATTATTGATGGAGAATTTTTAAAGCCATAA
- a CDS encoding alpha-ketoglutarate-dependent dioxygenase AlkB family protein yields the protein MDLFNTEIDTNKNLLPYGGIVNYYGKLFTEKEANAYFNTLMETIAWKNDEAFIMGKHIITKRKVAWYGDEEYSYTYSKASKVALPWTKELLALKKLAEQKCETSFNSCLLNLYHSGEEGMAYHSDDEKALAKNAAIASLSFGAERKFLLKNKQTKETVGLFLEHGSLLVMKGETQTNWLHRLPQTTKVNQPRINLTFRTMVV from the coding sequence ATGGATTTGTTCAACACAGAAATAGATACAAATAAAAATTTATTGCCTTACGGTGGTATCGTGAATTACTACGGTAAATTGTTTACTGAGAAAGAAGCAAACGCCTATTTTAATACTTTAATGGAAACCATCGCCTGGAAAAACGATGAAGCTTTTATAATGGGCAAACACATCATTACCAAAAGAAAAGTTGCTTGGTATGGCGATGAAGAATATTCTTACACCTACTCAAAAGCTTCTAAAGTGGCTTTACCATGGACAAAAGAGCTACTAGCATTAAAAAAACTAGCCGAACAAAAATGTGAAACCAGCTTTAATTCTTGTCTGTTAAATTTATACCATAGCGGCGAAGAAGGCATGGCTTACCACAGCGACGACGAAAAAGCATTGGCTAAAAATGCAGCGATTGCTTCCTTAAGTTTTGGTGCAGAAAGGAAATTTCTCCTTAAAAATAAGCAGACAAAGGAAACCGTGGGCTTATTTTTAGAGCATGGAAGTTTATTGGTGATGAAAGGCGAAACACAAACAAATTGGTTGCATCGTCTGCCTCAAACCACTAAAGTAAATCAACCCAGAATAAATCTAACATTCAGAACAATGGTTGTTTAA
- a CDS encoding Ada metal-binding domain-containing protein, with translation MLKHSEIAAKMLIVKIKNKEICLGGNIRLKIYGTLQCTSGKRMKIQNRMFFTSEDDALINGFRPCGHCLNQKYKKWICSTQK, from the coding sequence ATGCTTAAACATTCCGAAATAGCAGCTAAAATGTTAATCGTAAAAATTAAAAATAAGGAAATTTGCTTAGGTGGAAATATTCGCTTAAAAATTTATGGTACGCTGCAATGTACATCAGGCAAGCGTATGAAAATACAAAATAGGATGTTTTTTACTTCAGAAGATGATGCTTTAATAAACGGGTTTCGCCCTTGTGGACATTGTTTAAATCAGAAATACAAAAAATGGATTTGTTCAACACAGAAATAG
- a CDS encoding methylated-DNA--[protein]-cysteine S-methyltransferase: MKSQDEINFERITEAINYIHSNFKLQPSLDNIAEKVNLSPFHFQKLFSDWAGTTPKKFLQYISISYAKKLLKEDQVSLFETALETGLSGTGRLHDLFVNIEGMTPGEYKNGGSNLDINYNFANTPFGKIIVASTSKGICHLAFFDDENLALQNIKNKFPLANYTEFITDEQQNATAIFNNDWSNLNQIKLHLKGTEFQLKVWETLLKIPMGKLTTYGNMAKQIQNPNASRAVGTAIGDNPVAFLIPCHRIIQSSGALGGYHWGSNRKTAMLGWEAANCEALV; the protein is encoded by the coding sequence ATGAAATCACAAGATGAGATTAATTTTGAAAGAATTACGGAAGCGATCAACTACATCCATTCAAACTTTAAGTTGCAGCCAAGTCTGGACAATATTGCAGAGAAAGTCAATTTAAGCCCCTTTCATTTTCAAAAATTGTTTAGTGACTGGGCAGGAACTACGCCAAAAAAATTCCTTCAATACATCAGTATAAGCTATGCGAAAAAGTTATTGAAAGAAGATCAGGTATCACTTTTTGAGACGGCTTTAGAAACTGGCTTATCTGGAACCGGAAGATTGCATGATCTATTTGTAAATATAGAAGGAATGACTCCGGGCGAATATAAAAATGGCGGATCAAACCTTGATATAAATTACAATTTCGCTAACACTCCATTTGGTAAAATAATTGTAGCATCAACAAGCAAAGGAATTTGTCACCTTGCTTTCTTTGATGATGAAAACCTTGCTTTACAAAACATAAAAAATAAATTTCCACTTGCCAATTACACTGAATTTATAACTGATGAACAGCAAAATGCAACCGCTATTTTTAATAACGACTGGAGTAATTTAAATCAGATAAAACTCCATTTAAAAGGAACGGAATTTCAACTGAAAGTTTGGGAAACGCTTTTAAAAATCCCAATGGGAAAACTGACAACTTATGGTAATATGGCGAAGCAGATTCAAAATCCAAATGCATCAAGAGCGGTTGGTACGGCGATTGGCGATAATCCTGTCGCTTTTTTAATTCCTTGCCACCGTATTATACAATCTAGTGGTGCTTTAGGCGGGTACCATTGGGGAAGCAATAGAAAAACAGCGATGCTTGGTTGGGAAGCTGCAAATTGTGAAGCGTTGGTATAA